Proteins encoded by one window of Desulfovibrio sp. Fe33:
- a CDS encoding type II and III secretion system protein family protein, which translates to MKKNGIIQYTLVVLLACLVLLTATAAGARVVKSDRPDNISMIVGESTVITTDKNVSRISLGSDTVCSIVVISPRQVYLTANQIGATTLTLWAGEEVSEIYDVSVDPDTTRLKRMIYELLPNESNVRVLTSGGVITLSGYVSNTANLSSVLALAEAAAPGKVVNLMTVDGIQQVMLEVRVAEMSRSVTKRLGINFAATGSNFSIYSIINNLTRYNSDDNVFELTDNINFTANYQTGSTSLLGMIDALKANGLIRVLAEPNLTCVSGESAEFLVGGEIPLPMPGALGTVGIVFKPFGIGLKFTATVMGSGRINLQVNPEVSELDYSKVLSIDGYEIPSLTTRRANTVVELGDGQSFAIAGLISDSLRENSSKFPVLGEVPVLGSLFSSKDFASNKTELVVLVTAHLAKPVDRNSMTLPTDDFQAPDDTEFYLMGLLEGRGKPSEKSAPASGGSPAGPEVVVRPENGFDGEFGHSWPK; encoded by the coding sequence ATGAAGAAAAACGGAATCATACAATACACCCTGGTAGTCCTGCTGGCCTGCCTGGTCCTGCTGACCGCCACCGCGGCCGGCGCCCGGGTGGTCAAGTCGGACAGGCCCGACAACATTTCCATGATAGTCGGCGAGTCCACCGTCATCACCACCGACAAGAACGTAAGCCGGATTTCCCTCGGCTCGGATACCGTGTGTTCCATCGTCGTCATCTCGCCCCGGCAGGTATACCTGACCGCCAACCAGATCGGCGCGACCACCCTGACCCTGTGGGCGGGCGAGGAAGTCTCGGAAATCTACGACGTCTCCGTCGACCCTGACACCACCCGACTGAAGCGGATGATCTACGAATTGCTTCCCAACGAGAGCAATGTCCGCGTGCTGACCTCCGGCGGCGTCATCACCCTGTCCGGCTACGTGTCCAACACGGCGAATCTCTCGTCGGTCCTGGCCCTGGCCGAAGCGGCCGCTCCGGGCAAGGTGGTCAATCTCATGACCGTGGACGGCATCCAGCAGGTCATGCTGGAAGTGCGCGTGGCCGAGATGTCCCGCTCCGTGACCAAGCGGCTGGGCATCAACTTCGCGGCCACCGGGTCCAATTTTTCCATCTACTCCATCATCAACAACCTGACTCGGTACAACTCCGACGACAATGTCTTCGAGCTGACCGACAACATCAACTTCACCGCCAATTATCAAACCGGCAGCACCTCCTTGCTGGGCATGATCGACGCGCTCAAGGCCAACGGCCTGATCCGCGTCCTGGCCGAGCCGAACCTGACCTGCGTGTCCGGCGAATCCGCCGAGTTCCTGGTGGGCGGCGAGATACCGCTGCCCATGCCCGGCGCTCTGGGAACCGTGGGCATCGTCTTCAAGCCGTTTGGCATCGGGTTGAAGTTCACGGCCACGGTCATGGGCTCCGGCCGCATCAACCTCCAGGTCAACCCCGAGGTCTCCGAGCTGGATTATTCCAAGGTCCTGAGCATCGACGGTTACGAGATTCCCAGCCTGACCACCCGTCGGGCCAACACCGTCGTCGAACTGGGCGACGGGCAGTCCTTCGCCATCGCCGGGCTCATCAGCGATTCCCTCAGGGAGAACAGCAGCAAGTTCCCGGTGCTGGGTGAAGTCCCGGTGCTCGGCAGCCTGTTCAGCTCCAAGGATTTCGCTTCCAACAAGACCGAACTGGTGGTGCTCGTCACCGCGCATCTGGCCAAGCCCGTGGACAGGAATTCCATGACTCTGCCCACCGACGATTTCCAGGCCCCGGACGACACCGAGTTTTATCTGATGGGTCTTCTCGAAGGGCGCGGGAAGCCTTCGGAGAAGTCCGCTCCCGCATCCGGCGGTTCGCCTGCCGGGCCCGAGGTCGTGGTGCGGCCCGAGAACGGATTCGACGGCGAGTTCGGCCATTCCTGGCCCAAGTAA
- the cpaB gene encoding Flp pilus assembly protein CpaB, translating into MSKSNKALIQIGLALVLAIVAGVMIFRWTSTMNKAVPTAVNDTVPVVVAKADLGRGIKLSGEMLEVRMFTKDSRPSGAFSELKQIEGRVLNQPVGMGDVLTPLKLADKSVMGGGVSALITPGKRAMAVKGNSVMGLSGFVRPGDSVDVIVSMTVGREEKPVTKLVLERVKVIATGTELAPPNEDGRTASVDVYTLELTPTESERLALASTQGTLHFALRNEQDESEVRTNGATVPQTLAALRPYHQVRQTRRSVNIEIITGTNRSSVKF; encoded by the coding sequence ATGAGCAAGTCCAACAAGGCATTGATTCAGATCGGGCTGGCCCTGGTCCTGGCCATCGTGGCAGGCGTCATGATTTTCCGCTGGACCAGCACCATGAACAAGGCCGTTCCGACAGCCGTGAACGACACCGTCCCCGTGGTCGTGGCCAAGGCCGACCTGGGACGCGGCATCAAGCTGAGCGGCGAGATGCTCGAGGTCCGCATGTTCACCAAGGATTCCCGTCCCTCGGGAGCCTTTTCCGAACTCAAGCAGATCGAGGGCCGCGTGCTCAATCAGCCCGTGGGCATGGGCGACGTCCTGACGCCGCTCAAGCTGGCCGACAAGTCGGTCATGGGCGGCGGCGTGTCCGCGCTCATCACTCCCGGCAAGCGCGCCATGGCCGTCAAGGGCAACAGCGTCATGGGATTGTCCGGCTTCGTCCGTCCCGGCGACAGCGTGGACGTCATCGTCTCCATGACCGTCGGCCGCGAGGAAAAGCCCGTGACCAAGCTGGTCCTGGAGCGGGTCAAGGTCATCGCCACCGGCACCGAGCTGGCTCCTCCCAACGAGGACGGCAGGACCGCGTCGGTTGACGTCTACACCCTGGAGCTGACCCCGACCGAGTCCGAGCGGCTCGCCCTGGCCTCGACCCAGGGAACGCTGCATTTCGCCCTGCGCAATGAACAGGACGAGTCCGAGGTCCGGACCAACGGAGCCACGGTGCCCCAGACCCTGGCCGCCCTTCGTCCCTACCATCAGGTCCGGCAGACCAGGCGCAGCGTCAATATCGAAATCATCACCGGCACAAACCGCTCGTCGGTAAAGTTTTAG
- a CDS encoding A24 family peptidase — translation MDTLITIALATALVTASVTDLKNQRIYNWLTFPLIIAGFATHTVFGGYAGLKFAAGGFALGFVAMAIPYFMGVMGAGDVKLMAGIGAWLGLDATLTAFLFTCIAGGVYALAVLAFNPEILKRVLRNIVATFSVFMVSRRFDFAPVTAENAMPRLCYGLAIAVGTVVAMGLQAWLTGSVYTGY, via the coding sequence ATGGATACTCTCATCACCATCGCGCTCGCGACCGCCCTGGTGACGGCCTCCGTCACCGATCTCAAAAACCAGCGCATTTACAATTGGCTCACATTCCCGCTCATTATCGCGGGATTCGCCACGCACACCGTGTTCGGCGGTTACGCCGGACTGAAGTTCGCCGCAGGCGGCTTCGCCCTCGGTTTCGTGGCCATGGCCATTCCATATTTCATGGGCGTGATGGGTGCGGGCGATGTCAAGCTCATGGCCGGTATCGGCGCATGGCTCGGTCTGGACGCGACGCTGACCGCTTTTCTCTTCACCTGCATCGCGGGCGGCGTCTACGCCCTGGCCGTTCTCGCCTTCAATCCGGAAATCCTCAAGCGGGTCCTGCGCAACATCGTGGCCACCTTTTCTGTGTTCATGGTCAGCCGCCGGTTCGATTTCGCCCCCGTAACCGCTGAAAACGCCATGCCGAGACTGTGCTACGGCCTGGCCATCGCCGTCGGAACCGTGGTCGCCATGGGCCTCCAGGCCTGGCTCACCGGCTCCGTCTACACCGGCTATTAA
- a CDS encoding Flp family type IVb pilin yields MTKLMNLIRDEEGATAIEYGLIAALIAAGIVTATSALGDQVVSTFEFIKTKMSEATVQ; encoded by the coding sequence ATGACGAAGCTGATGAACCTCATCCGTGACGAAGAAGGCGCAACCGCTATTGAATACGGCCTGATCGCCGCCCTGATCGCCGCCGGTATCGTTACCGCCACTTCCGCCCTCGGCGACCAGGTGGTCTCCACCTTCGAATTCATCAAGACCAAGATGTCCGAGGCTACCGTCCAGTAG
- a CDS encoding sigma-54-dependent transcriptional regulator — MGERILVVDDDRAFQGMLVEALVENGYAVETAASAEEGIKKAGTTAFELILHDIQLPGMSGLEALRHLADVAPGVDVIVMTGFGSKETGITAMQQGAYDYFEKPFSLREMAVVVRRALEKRHLQTELAELKRHGGSSPLNGIIGHSAPMMGVKERISRVAELNADVLIMGETGTGKELVADTIHALSSRAKSPFVKINCAAIPENLIESELFGHEKGAFTGATAMKQGKFELAKGGSLMLDEIGDMPLHLQPKLLRAVEQKQAERVGGAKPIHYDVRIIAATNQELEERVKEGGFRSDLYYRLNVATLILPPLRERKSDLPQLAEFFLDRANRRLGTDIAGVSPEAMEIFFNYDWPGNVRQFANAMERAAIFCTSGRITPAEVDQAFSNARPASDNAAYLPTGEGLPLKQALAEYEKTLIKNALRACGGVQTEAASALGVSAKNLWNKLKKHGIDPVLFKN, encoded by the coding sequence GTGGGCGAAAGAATTCTTGTGGTCGACGACGACCGTGCCTTCCAGGGCATGTTGGTCGAGGCGCTGGTCGAGAACGGCTATGCGGTTGAAACCGCGGCCAGTGCTGAGGAAGGTATCAAGAAGGCCGGGACCACCGCCTTCGAGCTGATTTTACACGACATCCAACTGCCCGGCATGTCCGGGCTCGAAGCCCTGCGGCATCTAGCCGACGTGGCCCCCGGCGTGGACGTTATCGTCATGACCGGCTTCGGCTCCAAGGAGACCGGGATCACGGCCATGCAGCAGGGGGCCTACGACTATTTCGAGAAGCCGTTTTCCCTGCGCGAGATGGCCGTCGTGGTCCGCCGGGCTTTGGAGAAGCGCCATCTTCAGACCGAGCTGGCCGAACTCAAGCGTCACGGCGGTTCCAGTCCCCTGAACGGCATCATCGGGCACAGCGCGCCCATGATGGGAGTCAAGGAACGCATCAGCCGGGTGGCCGAACTCAATGCGGACGTGCTCATCATGGGCGAGACCGGCACGGGCAAGGAGCTGGTGGCGGACACCATTCATGCCCTGAGTTCCCGGGCCAAATCCCCGTTCGTCAAGATCAACTGCGCGGCCATTCCCGAAAACCTCATCGAATCCGAACTGTTCGGCCATGAGAAGGGGGCCTTTACCGGGGCCACGGCCATGAAACAGGGCAAGTTCGAACTGGCCAAGGGCGGTTCCCTCATGCTCGACGAAATCGGCGACATGCCGTTGCACCTCCAGCCCAAGCTCCTGCGCGCCGTGGAGCAGAAACAGGCCGAGCGTGTGGGCGGGGCCAAGCCCATCCACTACGACGTCCGCATCATCGCCGCCACCAACCAGGAACTGGAAGAGCGGGTCAAGGAGGGCGGCTTCCGCAGCGATCTATACTATAGACTGAACGTGGCCACCCTGATTCTGCCGCCCCTTCGCGAACGCAAGTCCGATCTGCCGCAGTTGGCCGAGTTCTTCCTGGATCGCGCCAACCGTCGGCTCGGAACGGACATCGCGGGCGTCTCGCCCGAGGCCATGGAGATATTCTTCAACTATGATTGGCCGGGCAATGTCCGGCAGTTCGCCAACGCCATGGAACGGGCGGCGATCTTCTGCACCTCCGGCCGGATCACCCCGGCCGAGGTGGACCAGGCCTTTTCCAACGCCCGGCCCGCCTCGGACAACGCCGCATACCTGCCCACCGGCGAGGGGCTTCCCCTGAAGCAGGCCCTTGCCGAATACGAGAAGACCCTCATCAAGAACGCCCTGAGAGCGTGCGGCGGGGTCCAGACCGAGGCCGCTTCCGCCCTGGGCGTGTCCGCCAAGAATCTTTGGAACAAGCTCAAGAAACATGGTATCGACCCTGTATTATTCAAGAATTAG
- a CDS encoding TadE/TadG family type IV pilus assembly protein, protein MRKRDERRRGMAAVEFALLLPVVLLLILLLIEGGNAMHTYSSLVEASREGARHVLMEGETADVQSLVNAVLADFDPDDLSTNVTTDPVDNTVTVEVSYVYKMFGSQSGEGMFGNDEPFTLVAQTTMPLP, encoded by the coding sequence ATGAGAAAGAGAGATGAAAGACGCCGAGGGATGGCCGCAGTGGAATTCGCCCTGTTGCTTCCCGTCGTGCTGCTCTTGATCCTGCTTCTGATTGAGGGCGGCAACGCCATGCACACGTACTCCTCGCTGGTGGAAGCCAGCCGGGAGGGCGCGCGGCACGTGCTCATGGAAGGCGAAACCGCCGACGTGCAAAGCCTGGTCAACGCCGTGCTTGCCGATTTCGACCCCGATGACCTGTCCACCAACGTGACCACCGACCCCGTCGACAACACCGTCACAGTAGAGGTTTCCTATGTTTACAAGATGTTCGGATCGCAGAGCGGAGAAGGCATGTTCGGCAACGACGAGCCGTTTACGCTTGTCGCGCAGACAACCATGCCGCTTCCCTAG
- a CDS encoding pilus assembly protein TadG-related protein produces MSRRQPCRFPRESRRGSTSAIMALLLPILLGVAGIAVDMGNMYMTHTKLQASVDAGALAGSLQLPYDPDLTRGIVNQAVRDMVAANMEGAEVTSISAGTEIRSVKVTARAEVNMLLMEVLGLADQEVQASAVAGFNKLEVVFVIDNSGSMRGTPITLVRQASVELTDLLIPDGATPDTKVGLVPFRGKIRLASAVDGHTAGCQNADGSLNTGIHEDFMDEYNALPYYIKYNIPLDTCSSIPTVQALSQNKNEIVQAIDSQTALGAASGTLISEGIKWGRNLLTPEPPFTQAGSKEDFRKIMIVLTDGDTEDGECGGPYRASYRPNVYWTNAYYGMGVETAHCEDGGVLNQETLDEAQAAKDAGIEIFTIRFGTSDNVDIALMKQIASSKEGTDDHYFDAPSVYDIPDIFKQIGKQLGWRLL; encoded by the coding sequence TTGTCGCGCAGACAACCATGCCGCTTCCCTAGGGAATCCCGCCGGGGCTCCACCAGCGCCATCATGGCTCTGCTGCTCCCCATCCTTCTGGGGGTGGCGGGCATAGCTGTGGACATGGGCAACATGTATATGACCCACACCAAGCTCCAGGCCTCAGTGGACGCCGGCGCACTGGCCGGAAGCCTGCAACTGCCCTACGACCCCGACCTGACTCGGGGCATCGTGAACCAGGCCGTAAGGGACATGGTCGCCGCGAACATGGAAGGCGCCGAGGTCACGAGCATCTCGGCGGGCACCGAAATCCGCAGCGTCAAAGTCACGGCCCGGGCCGAAGTCAACATGCTGCTCATGGAGGTGCTCGGCCTCGCCGACCAGGAAGTCCAGGCCAGCGCCGTCGCGGGCTTCAACAAGCTCGAAGTGGTCTTCGTCATCGACAACTCCGGCTCCATGCGCGGCACGCCCATCACGCTGGTCAGGCAGGCGTCCGTCGAGCTGACCGACCTGCTCATCCCGGACGGAGCCACGCCCGACACCAAGGTCGGCCTGGTGCCCTTCCGGGGAAAAATTCGCCTCGCCTCGGCCGTGGACGGCCACACCGCGGGCTGCCAGAACGCGGACGGCTCGCTCAACACGGGCATCCACGAAGACTTCATGGATGAATACAACGCCCTGCCGTACTACATCAAATACAACATCCCCCTGGATACCTGCTCCAGCATTCCGACCGTGCAGGCGCTCAGCCAGAACAAGAACGAAATCGTCCAGGCCATCGACTCCCAGACCGCCCTGGGCGCGGCCTCCGGCACGCTCATTTCGGAAGGCATCAAGTGGGGACGGAACCTCCTGACCCCGGAACCGCCCTTCACTCAGGCAGGCAGCAAGGAGGACTTCCGTAAAATCATGATCGTGCTCACCGACGGCGACACCGAGGACGGCGAGTGCGGCGGTCCCTACCGCGCCTCCTACCGGCCCAACGTGTACTGGACCAACGCCTACTACGGCATGGGTGTCGAAACCGCGCACTGCGAGGACGGCGGCGTCCTGAACCAGGAGACCCTGGACGAGGCCCAGGCGGCCAAGGATGCGGGCATCGAAATCTTCACCATCCGCTTCGGCACTTCGGACAACGTCGACATCGCGCTCATGAAGCAGATCGCCTCGAGTAAGGAAGGGACCGACGACCACTACTTCGACGCCCCGTCCGTGTACGACATTCCCGACATCTTCAAGCAGATCGGCAAGCAACTCGGCTGGCGGCTGCTGTAA
- a CDS encoding TadE/TadG family type IV pilus assembly protein: MRNNRKNSRRGLAAVETALILPIMFMLVMAVIEGGNAVYAWVTVQKAAQLGSRYAATGRGADEGTRLADIIKATEAGLTTLDSANARITVRSWPDLTASGDGIDNDPGAPCQLAEVAVVYDYKPFTPLVSPLLPETIPLRGFDRKVNEPWKPCE, translated from the coding sequence ATGCGCAACAATCGAAAGAACTCCCGCCGAGGCCTGGCCGCCGTGGAAACGGCTCTGATCCTGCCCATCATGTTCATGCTGGTGATGGCCGTGATCGAAGGCGGCAATGCCGTCTACGCATGGGTGACGGTGCAAAAGGCTGCCCAGCTCGGCTCACGCTACGCGGCAACGGGCCGGGGAGCCGACGAAGGCACCCGGCTGGCCGACATCATCAAGGCGACCGAAGCGGGCCTGACCACGCTGGACTCGGCCAACGCCAGGATCACGGTCCGTTCCTGGCCCGATCTGACGGCCAGCGGAGACGGCATCGACAACGATCCGGGCGCGCCCTGCCAGTTGGCGGAAGTGGCCGTGGTCTACGACTACAAGCCCTTCACCCCCCTCGTCAGCCCGCTGCTTCCCGAGACCATCCCTCTCCGGGGATTCGACCGCAAGGTCAACGAACCCTGGAAGCCGTGCGAGTAA
- a CDS encoding tetratricopeptide repeat protein, with product MDDYPAILGVYSLQIEADVGSGHTSAKHANITYWYARQLSPEQFEIQPLNAHHVPSGVRSVLGELDFLRQYTPEPTYYRVHTVPALETLKRKIEMGQEAFSKGNLDEAERQFLKALMIDDKNIDANYGLGEVYSEKKQFDKLKKVLDTLLGLDEAFTFEFRQKFNSFGISLRKNGHYDESIRYYEKSLEIVNTDENVYFNLARVYYEKGRNDYCMDNLEQALKINPAFIEAQKFLNYCRKHA from the coding sequence TTGGACGACTATCCGGCCATTCTGGGCGTGTACTCGCTGCAAATCGAAGCCGACGTGGGATCCGGCCACACTTCGGCGAAACACGCCAACATCACATACTGGTATGCCCGACAGCTTTCTCCCGAGCAGTTCGAAATCCAGCCCCTGAACGCCCACCACGTTCCCTCCGGAGTGCGCAGCGTCCTCGGCGAGCTCGACTTTCTCCGCCAGTACACCCCGGAACCGACTTACTACCGGGTGCACACCGTCCCGGCCCTGGAAACCCTCAAGCGTAAGATCGAAATGGGCCAGGAAGCCTTTTCCAAGGGCAACCTGGATGAAGCCGAACGGCAGTTCCTCAAGGCCCTGATGATCGACGACAAGAACATCGACGCCAATTACGGGTTGGGCGAGGTCTACTCCGAGAAAAAACAATTCGACAAGCTCAAGAAGGTCCTCGACACCCTGCTCGGCCTGGACGAGGCCTTCACCTTCGAGTTCCGCCAGAAGTTCAACTCCTTCGGCATCTCCCTGCGCAAGAACGGCCACTACGACGAGTCCATCCGCTACTACGAGAAATCCCTCGAGATCGTGAACACCGATGAAAACGTCTACTTCAACCTCGCCCGCGTCTACTACGAAAAAGGGCGCAACGACTACTGCATGGACAACCTCGAACAGGCGCTGAAAATCAACCCCGCCTTTATCGAAGCGCAAAAATTTCTCAATTATTGCCGGAAGCACGCCTGA
- a CDS encoding carbohydrate ABC transporter permease: MITRKFTLGSVFLYGTLVLLALFFLMPAYMAAVTALKMPADISLPSAWEWPSVINWSSFSQAIEKLKPDFINSIILTICATIGSTMLGSLNGYVFSKWQFKGSEVIFTLFLFGMFIPYQVILIPLFQTLRAMNLYGGLPGLILAHIVYGLPITSLIFRNFYAQIPTALIESARLDGAGFFSIYLRIVFPLSIPGFVVTSLWQFTQIWNEFLWGICLTRHTANPITVGLANLAGGQAVTWNLPMAGSIMAALPVLAIYIFLGRYFIRGLLAGSVKE; the protein is encoded by the coding sequence ATGATTACCCGTAAATTCACCCTTGGCAGCGTGTTTCTCTACGGAACCCTGGTCCTGCTCGCGCTCTTTTTTCTCATGCCCGCCTACATGGCGGCCGTGACGGCCCTGAAGATGCCTGCGGACATCAGTCTGCCCTCGGCCTGGGAATGGCCGTCCGTCATCAACTGGTCCAGCTTCTCCCAGGCCATCGAGAAGCTGAAGCCCGATTTCATCAACTCCATCATCCTGACCATCTGCGCCACCATAGGCTCCACGATGCTCGGCTCCCTCAACGGCTACGTTTTTTCCAAGTGGCAGTTCAAGGGGTCGGAGGTCATCTTCACGCTGTTCCTGTTCGGCATGTTCATCCCGTATCAGGTCATCCTTATTCCGCTCTTTCAGACCCTTCGGGCCATGAATCTCTACGGCGGCCTTCCCGGGTTGATTCTGGCCCATATCGTTTACGGACTGCCCATCACCTCGCTCATCTTCCGAAACTTTTACGCGCAAATTCCCACCGCCCTCATCGAGTCGGCGAGGCTGGACGGCGCGGGCTTCTTCTCCATCTATCTGCGTATAGTCTTCCCCTTGTCCATCCCTGGCTTCGTGGTCACATCCCTGTGGCAGTTCACCCAGATCTGGAACGAATTCCTGTGGGGCATCTGCCTGACCCGGCATACGGCCAATCCCATCACCGTGGGCCTGGCCAATCTGGCCGGAGGCCAGGCCGTGACCTGGAACCTGCCCATGGCCGGTTCCATTATGGCGGCCCTGCCCGTGTTGGCTATTTACATCTTCCTCGGACGCTACTTCATTCGCGGCCTTCTCGCAGGCTCTGTGAAAGAATAG
- a CDS encoding carbohydrate ABC transporter permease: MREASRDKWKAFLTLLPSMILIGVFVYGFIGNTIWTSMTDWGGVGSLALDPQKNFVGLENYVDLFTGFLGGGFRQDLVNAVYYSVMLLAGAVGLGMFIAILLDQKPKGEDVLRTIFLYPMSLSFIVSGTIWRWLLAPQGGVNVLPKYFGFEPLTFKWLSSQSAVLVFNWQDILRILVSFVAFALILTGIYMLRKDQSKAIKRLLVPGIALGAFVWLFGDIIPDALFMEEEHGFNLATLGIIMATIWQYSGYTMALYLAGFNGISQDLRDAAMLDGASQAGYYRHVAIPMLKPITISAVIILSHISLKMFDLIFAMTGPDNAATGHPALTMYLTTFRANDFAKGAAIAIVLFLIAAMFIVPYLIGQYRQRGRH; the protein is encoded by the coding sequence ATGCGGGAAGCCTCGCGCGACAAGTGGAAAGCGTTCCTGACGCTGCTTCCGTCCATGATCCTCATCGGCGTTTTCGTCTACGGGTTTATCGGCAACACCATCTGGACCTCCATGACCGACTGGGGCGGCGTGGGATCGCTGGCGCTGGACCCCCAGAAAAATTTCGTCGGACTGGAGAACTACGTCGATCTGTTCACCGGGTTTCTGGGCGGCGGATTCCGCCAGGATTTGGTCAACGCGGTCTATTATTCGGTCATGCTGTTGGCCGGGGCCGTGGGGCTCGGCATGTTCATCGCCATCCTGCTCGATCAGAAGCCCAAGGGCGAGGATGTGTTGCGGACGATCTTCCTCTATCCCATGTCCCTGTCCTTCATCGTTTCCGGAACCATCTGGCGGTGGCTGCTCGCTCCCCAGGGCGGAGTCAACGTCCTGCCCAAATATTTCGGTTTCGAGCCTCTGACTTTCAAGTGGCTGTCCAGCCAGTCGGCCGTGCTGGTCTTCAACTGGCAGGACATTCTGCGCATCCTGGTCTCCTTCGTCGCTTTCGCCCTGATCCTGACGGGCATCTACATGCTCCGGAAGGACCAGTCCAAGGCCATAAAGCGGTTGCTCGTTCCCGGCATCGCGCTGGGGGCTTTTGTCTGGCTCTTCGGCGACATCATCCCGGACGCCCTGTTTATGGAGGAGGAGCACGGCTTCAACCTGGCGACCCTTGGAATCATCATGGCCACCATCTGGCAGTATTCAGGCTATACGATGGCCCTCTATCTCGCCGGGTTCAACGGCATTTCCCAGGACCTGCGCGACGCGGCCATGCTCGACGGCGCGTCCCAGGCGGGCTACTACAGGCATGTGGCCATCCCCATGCTCAAGCCTATCACCATTTCAGCGGTCATTATCCTTTCGCACATCTCGTTGAAGATGTTCGACCTGATCTTCGCCATGACCGGACCTGACAACGCCGCCACCGGCCACCCCGCGCTGACCATGTATCTGACGACCTTCCGGGCCAATGATTTCGCCAAGGGCGCGGCCATCGCCATCGTCCTTTTCCTCATCGCGGCCATGTTCATCGTGCCTTATCTTATCGGCCAGTACCGGCAGCGGGGGAGGCACTAG
- a CDS encoding ABC transporter substrate-binding protein: MKKAFAKMLIVFAAALLIGAPQAAQASDLKGDLEIFSWWAGDEGPALAALIDIYKKQNPGVNVINATVTGGSGVNAKAVLKTRMLGGEPPDSFQVHAGQELIGTWVKADRMEDLTPLFKEQGWMDVFPEGLIKLIGTENGIWSVPVNIHRSNVMWYVPANLAKWGVEAPKTWDEFFAAAEKLKAQGVVPLAMAQNWTANHLWESIALASMGPDNWDALWAGKLSFDSPEVVKAWELFGKVLQYTNSDASSLSWQQATDMVLDGRAAFNIMGDWAAGYMTTTKKLMPGKGYGWVPSPGTSGEFMFLADSFGLPKGAPHRDNAIAWLKVLGSSEGSDTFNPLKGSISARKDSDLSKYNDYLKSAAKDWAGDRVVGSLAHGVAANETFMGGFASIMEMFLKSKNPQAASKACAQLAKKAGI, encoded by the coding sequence ATGAAAAAAGCTTTTGCGAAAATGTTGATCGTGTTTGCGGCAGCACTGCTGATCGGCGCTCCGCAAGCCGCCCAGGCAAGCGATCTGAAGGGTGATTTGGAGATCTTTTCCTGGTGGGCCGGTGACGAAGGTCCGGCTCTCGCCGCTTTGATCGACATCTACAAGAAACAGAATCCCGGCGTGAACGTCATCAACGCCACCGTGACCGGCGGTTCCGGCGTCAACGCCAAGGCGGTCCTCAAGACCCGTATGCTCGGCGGTGAGCCGCCGGATTCCTTCCAGGTCCACGCGGGCCAGGAACTCATCGGCACCTGGGTCAAGGCCGACCGCATGGAAGACCTGACTCCGCTGTTCAAGGAGCAGGGCTGGATGGACGTCTTCCCCGAAGGCCTCATCAAGCTCATCGGCACCGAAAACGGCATCTGGTCCGTGCCGGTCAATATCCATCGCTCCAACGTGATGTGGTATGTGCCCGCCAACCTGGCTAAGTGGGGCGTCGAGGCTCCCAAGACCTGGGATGAATTCTTCGCCGCTGCCGAGAAGCTGAAGGCGCAGGGCGTTGTGCCCCTGGCCATGGCCCAGAACTGGACTGCCAACCACCTGTGGGAATCCATTGCCCTGGCCTCCATGGGCCCCGACAATTGGGACGCCCTGTGGGCGGGCAAGCTGTCCTTCGATTCCCCCGAAGTGGTCAAGGCGTGGGAACTGTTCGGCAAGGTGTTGCAGTACACCAACAGCGACGCTTCCTCCCTGTCCTGGCAGCAGGCCACGGACATGGTCCTTGACGGCCGCGCCGCCTTCAACATCATGGGCGACTGGGCTGCGGGCTACATGACCACCACCAAGAAGCTCATGCCGGGCAAGGGCTACGGCTGGGTCCCGTCCCCGGGCACCTCCGGCGAGTTCATGTTCCTCGCCGATTCCTTCGGCCTGCCCAAGGGCGCTCCGCATCGCGACAACGCCATCGCCTGGCTGAAGGTCCTGGGCTCCAGCGAGGGCTCCGACACCTTCAACCCGCTCAAGGGCTCCATCTCCGCGCGCAAGGACTCCGACCTGTCCAAGTACAACGACTACCTGAAGTCCGCCGCCAAGGATTGGGCCGGTGACCGCGTGGTCGGCTCCCTGGCTCACGGCGTGGCCGCCAACGAGACCTTCATGGGCGGATTCGCCTCCATCATGGAGATGTTCCTGAAGAGCAAGAACCCCCAGGCCGCCTCCAAGGCTTGCGCACAGCTCGCCAAGAAGGCCGGGATTTAA